From a single Rosa rugosa chromosome 7, drRosRugo1.1, whole genome shotgun sequence genomic region:
- the LOC133723068 gene encoding probable prolyl 4-hydroxylase 9 — translation MHVFEGFVLGLLLFSGGGFGSQGLNACIKPRSFGSGMFLSAYRDKSGTLDVIEEKIARATMIPRTHGEAFNVLRYEIGQKYNSHYDAFHPEEYGPQTSQRVVSFLLYLTDVEEGGETMFPYESGLNLDGKHDSQECMGLRVKPRRGDGLLFYSLFPNGSIDPVSLSSHHCHSVKHGIIEIICR, via the exons ATGCATGTCTTCGAAGGATTT GTTTTGGGTTTACTTTTGTTTTCTGGTGGTGGGTTTGGTTCTCAAGGACTCAATGCTTGTATAAAGCCTCGTTCTTTTGG TTCTGGGATGTTTCTTTCGGCTTATCGAGACAAGTCTGGGACTTTGGATGTCATTGAGGAAAAGATTGCAAGAGCGACTATGATTCCCAGGACCCATGGAGAG GCATTCAACGTCTTGCGTTATGAGATTGGGCAGAAGTATAATTCTCATTATGATGCATTCCACCCGGAGGAATATGGTCCACAGACAAGCCAAAGG GTTGTATCATTCCTGTTGTATTTAACTGATGTTGAAGAAGGTGGGGAAACAATGTTTCCATACGAG AGTGGCTTGAACCTGGATGGAAAACATGATTCTCAGGAATGTATGGGTTTGAGAGTGAAGCCGCGCAGAGGAGATGGCCTTCTGTTTTATTCATTGTTCCCTAACGGTTCCATTGATCCGGTTAGTCTTTCATCCCATCATTGTCATTCTGTGAAACATGGAATTATAGAGATCATATGTCGATAA
- the LOC133723069 gene encoding uncharacterized protein LOC133723069, producing MGEVTKSDIEALTAAFTAAINTMNNRMDQQIGEIRGLLGERNNHNHNHNHNDQNRGRGGGQRVRAPRREVVVHTSESEFEEEVVQYEPQGQADQDYKVKAEIPFFSSNLGVEDYLDWQLQVDRFFEIMEVPEHKQVQHVAWRLKSTAAVWWDKLQNTRKKQRKQGVKTWRRMKQLMMERFLPDNYEQILYRLYIECVQGTRTVADYTAEFLRYSERNELGETEGQKMARYVSGLKPSIQDKIGLQTIHTMAEASNLALKAELLEKPSRASSFQRYNYQRSTDLANASTDKGKTTLQKTEGAFRASNPPFKGVGSSSGAQNRAPNQRLNNPYARPTTEICYRCNKPGHRSNVCPERRTALIDDYDEDEEEVGRDGDYDGAEFAEEESPEKVNIVLQRVLLCPKEEGQRRNIFRSLCSINNKVCNLIVDNGSCENFVAKKLVEYLQLPTQPHDAPYSLGWVKKGPQVRVVESCKVPVFIGKRYKDEVMCDIIDMDACHILFGRPWQFDVDVTGEFSDLSSSEFEMEEAFKESEVFCPVVIKGLLAAEKEEVVIPKEVQNILGEFEELISDELPNELPPMRDIQHQIDLVPGASLPNLPHYRMSPKENEILREQIEDLLKKGFIRESMSPCAVPVLLVPKKGNQWRMCVDSRAINKITVKYRFPIPRLEDMLDELEGSKVFTKIDLRSGYHQIRIKPGDEWKTAFKSKDGLYEWMVMPFGLSNAPSTFMRLMNQVLRPFIGSFVVVYFDDILIYSRTKEEHLVHLKQVLGALQENKLYINLKKCTFCTSKLLFLGFVVGEEGIQVDEEKVRAIREWPAPKIASEVRSFHGLATFYRRFAKNFSTITAPITECLKKGKFQWGEEQIPEIKPKYWKCQKLSPTSTIRQRAEVIPDLVLLDWERVEVELELHQEDILLYVFDQITEYYCRL from the exons ATGGGTGAAGTTACAAAATCAGATATCGAAGCTCTCACAGCAGCGTTTACCGCTGCCATCAACACCATGAACAATCGGATGGACCAGCAGATTGGAGAAATTCGTGGGTTGTTGGGAGAGAGGaacaaccacaaccacaaccacaaccacaacgATCAGAATAGAGGCAGGGGAGGAGGCCAGCGAGTTAGGGCTCCACGTAGAGAGGTTGTTGTTCATACTTCAGAATCTGAGTTTGAAGAAGAGGTTGTGCAATATGAACCACAAGGACAAGCTGACCAAgattacaaagtcaaggccgaaattcctttcttttcgaGCAACTTGGGTGTAGAAGATTATCTAGATTGGCAGCTTCAGGTGGACAGGTTCTTTGAGATTATGGAAGTTCCTGAACACAAGCAGGTTCAGCATGTTGCATGGAGATTGAAGAGTACTGCTGCAGTTTGGTGGGATAAATTGCAGAACACTCGAAAGAAGCAAAGGAAGCAGGGTGTTAAGACATGGCGAAGAATGAAGCAGCTGATGATGGAGAGGTTCTTGCCGGACAATTATGAGCAGATTTTGTACAGGTTGTATATTGAATGTGTCCAGGGAACTAGGACAGTGGCTGATTACACCGCTGAGTTCTTACGCTACTCAGAGCGTAATGAACTAGGAGAAACTGAAGGCCAGAAGATGGCTCGCTATGTCAGTGGGCTAAAGCCTTCCATTCAGGACAAAATTGGGTTACAAACTATTCATACTATGGCAGAAGCTTCAAACCTAGCATTGAAGGCAGAGTTGTTAGAGAAGCCTTCacgagcttcttctttccagagataTAACTACCAAAGGAGCACAGATTTAGCAAACGCCTCGACTGACAAGGGTAAAACCACACTGCAGAAAACAGAAGGTGCTTTTAGGGCTTCCAATCCTCCTTTTAAAGGGGTTGGCAGTTCTAGTGGTGCTCAAAACAGGGCCCCGAACCAGAGGCTTAATAATCCTTATGCTAGGCCTACAACAGAAATTTGTTATCGATGCAACAAGCCTGGTCATAGATCTAATGTATGCCCTGAGAGGAGAACTGCCCTTATAGATGAttatgatgaggatgaagaagaagttggaaGAGATGGCGATTATGATGGGGCTGAGTTTGCGGAGGAGGAGTCCCCTGAAAAGGTTAATATTGTGTTGCAGCGAGTACTATTATGTCCTAAAGAGGAGGGGCAGCGACGCAATATTTTCAGGTCCCTTTGTTCCATTAATAACAAAGTGTGCAATTTAATTGTGGATAATGGAAGCTGCGAAAATTTTGTAGCCAAGAAACTGGTGGAGTATTTGCAGTTACCTACGCAGCCTCATGATGCACCTTATTCCCTCGGGTGGGTCAAGAAAGGTCCACAAGTTCGAGTTGTTGAATCCTGCAAAGTACCGGTGTTCATTGGTAAGCGTTATAAAGATGAAGTTATGTGCGACattattgatatggatgcttgtcatatTTTGTTTGGACGACCTTGGCAATTTGATGTGGATGTGAC GGGAGAGTTTTCTGACCTGTCTAGCAGTGAATTTGAGATGGAGGAGGCCTTTAAAGAATCTGAGGTTTTCTGTCCAGTGGTGATTAAGGGGTTGTTGGCTGCAGAAAAGGAAGAGGTGGTGATTCCTAAGGAAGTGCAGAATATTTTGGGAGAGTTTGAAGAGTTGATCTCGGATGAGTTGCCCAATGAGTTACCACCTATGAGAGACATTCAGCATCAGATTGATTTGGTGCCTGGAGCTAGCTTGCCCAATCTGCCACATTACCGAATGAGTCCCAAGGAGAATGAGATTCTGAGAGAACAGATTGAAGACTTGTTGAAAAAAGGGTTCATTCGAGAGAGTATGAGTCCTTGTGCAGTTCCAGTCCTCCTTGTTCCTAAGAAGGGCAAtcaatggcggatgtgtgttgatagcAGGGCCATTAATAAGATAACTGTGAAGTACAGGTTTCCTATTCCTCGTTTGGAAGACATGCTTGATGAGCTAGAAGGTTCCAAAGTGTTTACCAAGATAGACCTTCGTAgtggatatcaccagattcgaATCAAGCCAGGAGATGAATGGAAGACAGCTTTTAAGAGCAAGGATGGCTTGTACGAGTGGATGGTTATGCCATTCGGGTTGTCTAATGCACCCAGCACCTTTATGAGGCTTATGAACCAGGTTCTTCGTCCTTTTATTGGTTCCTTTGTAGTGGTGTATTTTGATGATATACTGATATATAGCAggaccaaagaagaacatcTGGTACACTTGAAGCAGGTTTTGGGAGCTTTACAGGAGAATAAACTGTACATCAACCTGAAAAAGTGTACATTCTGCACCAgcaagttattatttctgggatttgtggttggagaagaaggcattCAGGTTGATGAAGAGAAGGTACGAGCTATAAGAGAATGGCCAGCTCCAAAAATAGCTTCTGAGGTGCGGAGCTTTCATGGTTTAGCTACCTTCTACAGGAGGTTTGCGAAGAATTTCAGTACCATTACTGCCCCTATTACTGAATGTTTGAAGAAAGGCAAATTCCAATGGGGAGAGGAACAAATCCCAGAAATTAAACCCAAATACTGGAAATGCCAAAAATTAAGCCCCACCTCCACAATT AGGCAGAGGGCAGAGGTTATCCCTGATCTTGTGCTTCTTGATTGGGAGCGAGTGGAAGTAGAGCTAGAGCTACACCAGGAGGACATCTTGCTGTACGTCTTTGACCAAATTACCGAGTATTATTGCCGTCTTTGA